A genome region from Myxosarcina sp. GI1 includes the following:
- the rnc gene encoding ribonuclease III produces MNPKLPILRDRALFDLALTHRSYVNENSGTFGDNERLEFLGDAVLGFLVGEMLYQLYPKMNEAQLTHLRSRLVDEKQLGKLGAELSLGELMRLGRGAEKMGGRSNPSLLNDTFEAVIGAYFLDAGIDAVRAYVTPIFTALAREQVGDYNLGASVRGKTETFIDSKNRFQQWALSNCGTTPTYEIIDATGPDHAKQFTARVLVNGKVYGIGKGRRKQEAQKRAAEIALQQINKEGVSKLKTTDEIYGDRQI; encoded by the coding sequence ATGAATCCCAAACTTCCTATATTGCGCGATCGCGCTTTATTCGATCTGGCTTTAACTCACCGTTCTTATGTCAACGAGAATTCTGGGACTTTTGGAGATAACGAACGTCTGGAATTTTTGGGCGATGCGGTATTGGGTTTTTTGGTAGGAGAGATGCTCTACCAACTCTATCCAAAGATGAATGAAGCACAGTTAACTCACTTGCGATCGCGTTTGGTAGACGAAAAACAGTTGGGAAAACTCGGTGCGGAGTTGAGTTTGGGTGAACTGATGCGCCTGGGTAGAGGAGCGGAAAAAATGGGTGGCAGAAGTAATCCTTCTTTACTCAACGATACTTTTGAAGCCGTAATTGGGGCATATTTTTTAGATGCGGGGATAGATGCCGTCCGCGCTTATGTCACGCCAATATTTACCGCTCTAGCCAGAGAACAAGTGGGAGATTACAATCTGGGAGCTAGCGTTCGAGGAAAGACAGAAACTTTTATCGACAGTAAAAATCGCTTTCAGCAATGGGCATTATCAAATTGCGGTACGACTCCTACCTATGAAATTATTGATGCCACAGGACCAGACCATGCCAAGCAGTTTACTGCAAGAGTGCTAGTTAATGGCAAAGTTTACGGTATTGGTAAAGGAAGACGCAAACAAGAAGCTCAAAAACGTGCCGCCGAAATTGCTCTCCAACAGATAAATAAAGAGGGAGTGTCGAAGCTAAAAACCACAGATGAAATATATGGGGATCGACAGATTTAA
- a CDS encoding DUF4168 domain-containing protein — translation MSIGNSSKILIRISTTGIMAAMGIMCGLIPEVSVRSFPLTGITYAYARDYTEDEARNYARAGFEVELLRQKAYQEIKSSISGAPPNIVCNQPETLQDLDRQVRQIAERYCNESRQIVREHNLTIDRFNELKQYYDRGDDFYQQVQNILIDLQNQ, via the coding sequence ATGTCTATTGGTAACTCAAGTAAAATTTTAATTCGTATTTCTACTACGGGCATTATGGCGGCAATGGGGATCATGTGCGGCTTAATACCAGAAGTATCTGTCCGCTCTTTTCCTCTTACTGGCATTACTTACGCTTATGCAAGAGATTATACCGAAGATGAAGCTCGTAATTATGCTAGAGCGGGTTTTGAAGTGGAATTATTGAGACAAAAGGCATATCAAGAAATTAAATCGTCAATCTCTGGAGCGCCACCCAATATCGTCTGCAATCAACCCGAAACTCTTCAAGATCTCGATCGCCAAGTTCGCCAAATTGCCGAGCGTTACTGTAATGAATCGCGGCAAATTGTTAGAGAACACAACCTAACTATAGATCGGTTTAACGAATTAAAACAATATTACGATCGCGGCGATGATTTTTATCAGCAAGTACAAAATATTCTCATCGATCTACAAAACCAATAG
- a CDS encoding LOG family protein has protein sequence MPKLIIGVMGAGEKATALDIKNAYELGKLIADRGWVLLTGGRKAGVMDAASKGAKASDGLTIGILPGKDTTDISEAVDLAIITDLGNARNNINVLTAKVVIACGMGAGTASEVALAIKNGKKVILLTEDISSKEFFTNLSPENVLIANNARDAIALVRQIVAQSN, from the coding sequence ATGCCCAAATTAATTATTGGCGTAATGGGTGCGGGAGAAAAAGCCACTGCCCTGGATATTAAAAACGCCTATGAGTTAGGTAAATTAATTGCCGATCGCGGTTGGGTGTTGTTGACTGGAGGCAGGAAAGCTGGCGTAATGGATGCCGCTAGTAAAGGAGCAAAAGCCTCAGACGGATTGACGATTGGGATCTTGCCTGGCAAAGATACTACAGACATTTCCGAAGCTGTAGATCTCGCTATTATTACCGACTTGGGAAATGCTCGTAATAATATTAACGTGCTTACTGCTAAGGTAGTAATTGCCTGCGGAATGGGTGCGGGAACGGCTTCTGAAGTGGCTTTAGCCATAAAAAACGGTAAAAAGGTCATTTTGCTAACCGAAGATATTTCTAGTAAGGAGTTTTTTACTAATTTGTCTCCAGAAAATGTCTTAATTGCTAACAACGCCCGAGACGCGATCGCTCTAGTACGGCAAATTGTGGCGCAATCTAATTAA
- a CDS encoding PHP domain-containing protein: MLELHAHTTYSDGTLTPQQLVSAAANAGVKALAITDHDTIAGWDEAKTAARSYQIEIVPGIELSTVHNGRSLHILGYYPQAELLSEPVTERIAGRKRRAAEMIAILAEMGFPITLPEMSGNMAIARPHIARAMVEAGYVKSTKEAFDRFLGEDKPAYVHYEKFSVIEGIALLRDCGAVPVWAHPYLFRGGKFEEVLPELLAGGLLGIEVYHPHHSAIRINKLREFCRANNLLVTGGVDYHGFNLDSSEPKKYRLNKFQLSLSLLEPLKQAAAELQSSF, translated from the coding sequence ATGCTCGAACTACACGCTCACACTACTTATTCTGACGGAACATTAACGCCACAACAGTTAGTTTCTGCTGCGGCTAATGCTGGTGTCAAAGCTTTAGCTATTACCGACCACGATACGATAGCGGGTTGGGATGAAGCTAAGACGGCAGCTAGATCGTACCAGATAGAAATCGTGCCTGGAATCGAACTCAGTACAGTTCACAATGGGCGATCGCTGCATATTTTAGGTTATTATCCTCAAGCGGAGTTATTAAGCGAACCCGTAACAGAAAGAATAGCAGGCAGAAAAAGAAGAGCCGCAGAAATGATAGCTATTCTAGCTGAAATGGGATTTCCCATTACCTTACCTGAAATGTCGGGCAACATGGCAATTGCTCGTCCCCACATTGCTCGCGCTATGGTAGAAGCAGGCTATGTCAAGTCAACTAAAGAAGCATTCGATCGCTTTTTAGGTGAAGATAAACCTGCCTACGTTCATTACGAAAAATTTTCGGTAATAGAAGGTATTGCTCTACTTCGAGACTGTGGTGCCGTACCTGTTTGGGCGCATCCCTATTTATTTCGCGGTGGTAAATTTGAAGAGGTGTTACCAGAATTATTGGCTGGGGGGTTGTTAGGAATTGAGGTATATCATCCCCATCATTCTGCAATTAGAATCAATAAATTAAGAGAGTTTTGTCGCGCTAACAATTTATTGGTTACTGGTGGAGTAGATTATCATGGTTTCAATTTAGATTCATCCGAGCCTAAAAAGTATCGATTAAATAAATTTCAGCTTTCTCTTAGTTTACTCGAACCCCTTAAACAAGCAGCAGCAGAATTACAAAGCAGTTTTTAG
- a CDS encoding zinc-dependent alcohol dehydrogenase family protein yields the protein MQAYIIEQFGDPDVFQARELPQPEVNLGQVLIRVMATSVNPVDCKIRSGKAPQIAPDFPAVLHGDVAGVIEAVGTDVTEFQPGDEVYGCAGGVKGYGGALAEFMVADVSLIARKPKSLNWQQAAALPLVSITAWEGLIDRAKVRPQQKVLVYGGTGGVGHLGVQLAKWAGATVYATVSDAEKAQLANQLGADYVINYRQQSVEAYIDEYTNGKGFDVVFDTVGNDHLSSAFQAAALNGTVVSTVARSSPDLSLLHAKGLTLHLVFMLIPMLHKLGKEHHGEILTQLVKAVDEGQVKPLVDRHTFTLAEVAAAHRLLESGKAIGKVTLTVNNEQ from the coding sequence ATGCAGGCATATATAATCGAACAGTTTGGCGATCCTGATGTTTTCCAAGCAAGAGAGCTACCGCAGCCAGAAGTTAATCTAGGTCAGGTGTTAATTCGCGTTATGGCAACCAGCGTCAATCCCGTAGACTGTAAAATTCGTAGTGGCAAAGCTCCTCAAATTGCCCCAGATTTTCCTGCTGTTTTACACGGAGATGTGGCAGGTGTTATCGAAGCCGTTGGTACAGATGTTACCGAATTTCAGCCAGGAGATGAAGTTTATGGCTGCGCTGGCGGAGTAAAAGGTTATGGAGGAGCGTTAGCAGAGTTTATGGTTGCCGACGTGAGCTTAATTGCTCGCAAACCTAAATCTCTTAATTGGCAACAGGCAGCAGCCTTACCTTTAGTATCGATTACCGCCTGGGAAGGATTAATCGATCGCGCTAAAGTGCGTCCGCAGCAAAAAGTTTTAGTCTATGGCGGAACTGGCGGAGTCGGTCATCTAGGGGTACAGTTAGCCAAATGGGCAGGTGCGACGGTATATGCTACCGTTTCCGATGCAGAAAAAGCCCAACTCGCTAATCAACTCGGTGCGGACTATGTTATTAACTATCGCCAACAGTCGGTAGAAGCATACATAGATGAATATACCAACGGCAAAGGTTTTGATGTTGTCTTCGATACTGTTGGTAACGACCATTTGTCAAGTGCGTTTCAGGCAGCGGCTTTGAATGGAACAGTAGTTTCTACAGTGGCTCGTTCGTCGCCAGATCTGTCATTACTTCATGCCAAAGGATTAACTCTGCATTTAGTGTTTATGTTAATTCCCATGCTGCATAAACTTGGTAAAGAGCATCACGGAGAAATTTTGACTCAATTGGTAAAAGCTGTCGATGAGGGTCAGGTAAAACCCCTTGTCGATCGCCATACATTTACTCTGGCAGAAGTTGCCGCCGCCCATCGACTGTTAGAATCGGGTAAAGCAATAGGAAAAGTTACTTTAACAGTGAACAATGAACAGTAA
- a CDS encoding alpha/beta fold hydrolase encodes MFIPPGFEQKSLNTSLGEIVYYTNEGQPWDSNDNSNDIRPSLVFLHGLGGGSSAYEWSKVYPAFAAEYRIVAPDMLGWGRSEHPERDYKVEDYVTTIEEFIAKACTSPVTVIGSALTAAFTIKVAISRPELFKSLILTTAAGLLEFGNNYQDNFFTQLAGTPIIDRVLYTTGVANSFGIRSFLEQRQFANKDRVYPEMVEAYLQSARQPNAEYAALSFVRGDLCFDLAEHISQLTVPTALIWGRSSKFTGPEVGSRLAELNPQAIRILYTLDDVGFTPQLELPAVTVGLIRKFLPLLDASNETTPETAVAS; translated from the coding sequence ATGTTTATACCACCAGGTTTCGAGCAAAAATCTCTAAATACCAGTTTAGGTGAAATCGTTTATTACACTAATGAAGGACAACCTTGGGATAGTAATGACAACAGTAACGATATAAGACCGAGTTTGGTGTTTTTGCATGGATTGGGAGGCGGTTCTTCTGCTTATGAATGGTCGAAGGTTTATCCAGCTTTTGCCGCAGAATATCGTATTGTCGCTCCCGATATGCTGGGTTGGGGAAGATCGGAACATCCAGAGCGAGACTATAAAGTAGAAGACTACGTTACTACTATTGAAGAATTTATTGCTAAAGCTTGTACTAGTCCCGTTACGGTAATTGGTTCGGCATTGACGGCAGCGTTTACGATTAAGGTGGCGATCTCCCGTCCCGAATTATTTAAGTCGTTAATTTTGACTACGGCAGCAGGTTTATTAGAGTTTGGTAACAATTATCAAGATAACTTTTTTACTCAACTTGCAGGTACGCCAATTATCGACCGCGTCCTTTACACTACTGGTGTTGCTAATAGTTTTGGCATTCGCAGTTTTCTCGAACAGCGACAGTTTGCGAATAAAGATCGGGTCTATCCAGAAATGGTAGAAGCTTACTTGCAGTCGGCTCGACAACCCAATGCTGAATATGCGGCACTTTCATTTGTCAGAGGCGATCTTTGTTTCGATCTGGCAGAGCATATTTCTCAATTAACAGTTCCTACTGCCTTGATTTGGGGAAGGTCTTCTAAGTTCACGGGTCCCGAAGTCGGTAGTCGTTTGGCAGAACTAAATCCCCAGGCAATTCGCATTTTGTACACTTTAGATGATGTCGGATTTACCCCTCAATTAGAACTGCCTGCGGTTACTGTAGGCTTAATCCGTAAGTTTTTGCCCCTGCTTGATGCCAGCAATGAAACTACTCCCGAAACTGCTGTAGCTAGTTAG